The genomic interval TGCATCAACATGCTGTTTGTTTTCTGTCACATTATCTCTACTACTTCAGTAGCCTAAAATGCATCAAATTGTACACACATTATCTCTACTTTCAGTATGTAATATCTGGCTAGCATGCATAAAATTTTACACATGTAGATATACCAGACAAAACATGAGGATGGTAATAGTTATATGTCAGAAACTTCATGCGTACTGTAACAGGGTGTAGGGGGGACATTAACATATGGTATCGAGTTTCTTTGTTCTTGAGAAGGTGATAGAATAACGGAAAACAGGTCAAATCTTGTACCAACATTTTAGAGGAGAATTGCAAGTTATCCACCAGTTGAATTGTCAGTGATACTCTCAGCCTGGTTGTTACAGATCTATATAAATTAGAACTTTCTattcaaaactcaaatatcCCAAAATATGGATATAATTACATATGTAAAAGGACTAGTGCATTATCATTGTTCCCAAGGAGCATGATCGCCCAAGACCTACCTTGTAATTGAAGTCAACAGTTGAATGCACTGGAATTTTGATAATACTCATAATAGATATTACTTGAACTTTGCTTTCTCCTATCTTTTGATTACTGCTCATGGTAAAACTGCAATGACTTTTTCAAGTTTCTTCTGTTTCCACATAGATTTAGCTTCAACTCAGCTTGTTCATAACTTTTTATATATCATCTATCTTACTTATAGGTTTGGGTCCTGGAACACTAGTTGGTTCTGCTGCATTCGACCTTTTCCCCATCCATGCTGTTTGTGTTGTAGTTCCTAAAGCTGGAGAGTTGAAGAAGATTGCTGATATAGGAGTCTGGCTGGTTGAGCTCTTTTGGTCCTTTTGGGCATATATTTGGTTATACATAATTCTAGAGGTAATTATTATGTATATTTGGTTAaccatgaattttttttcctccttGGACGAAGTAGAAGATGAAGATTTTCATTTCGGccttaaatttttttacctAGAATATACTGGTGAATCATAGGCTCTCACGTTATTTTCTTGTTGGCCATCATGAAACCAAATTATGATTGACTGCAAGAACAGAATTCCATTCAATTAAGAGCCATTGGTGGATGATATTGATTGTATGGATTTTATGATtaaacaaacccaaatgatccAGTATTGGGTTAGGACTTGTGATTTACTATATTTACAGCTCTGTTGAAATATACTAATTAATGTTAATGCTTCAGGTCTGGACACCAAATGTGATTACAATATGGGAGGCCTTATTGACAGTATTACAATACGGATTACTGCTGATACATGCTTATGCTCAAGACAAGCAGTGGCGCTACTTTTCTCTTCCTTTGTATGTGTTTCTGTTTctctttgaattttaacaatgTTATTGTCTTGTCTTTGTTATATTTCTTAGATGGGATCAATGAAACATAGGTTTAATATTCTGACTAGTCTGCCTTTATTTCTTGATGTATATCCCAAGGCCAAGAAGTGAGAGACCAGAGGACTGGGTGCCAGCTGAGCCAGTCGGATGCAAGCTTGATAGTTGTCTTTGTGATGAGTACTCTGAAATGTTTCATGTTGGGGAAGATGAAAATAGAGAGGTTGTTGATATCTTCTCCATACATTCAGAAACAGGAAATGCTGTAGGTACTTATCCTGAAGTTCTTATGATTATGAATGTCTTGTTTCAGAATTGCTTCATGAGATTTCCACTATTTTAGCATCTTTATATCTTTGttcaaaaaaggaaaaagtattcaaattcaaaaaatttcAATATGAAGACCTCACTTTGCAGGTCTAGTGTATCAACAAGTCTCTGGGATTGACGAAAATCCTGAATCCTCTAATAAAAATTGTCAAGAGACAATGGTTTCAGAAGATCATCCAGTTTTCACACTTTGGAAGCAACAATTTGTAGATGCAGTCCAGGTATTGTATTGTATAATACAATTCACACTTTTAACTGTTTGTTATCAAGGTTGGTGATTCATGTTTGCGGTGATTCTTTTCTCTGAACAGCTCGAAAGCACAGAGTCAAGAAAAATGAACAACATCTATTTGCGAGTGGCAAGAATTTTTTGGCAGTTACTTCTTGCTCCCTGGAGACTATTATTTGCATTTGTTCCTCCTTATAATATTGCTCATGGCTGGGTTGCCTTCATTTGTTCCTTAATTTTCATCAGCGCAATAGCTTACATTGTAACGCAACTGACTGATCTCATAAGCTGTGTAACAGGTAGTGTTTTGTGCCATAAGCCCATAAATTGCGGATAAATTACTTGATAATTATTTGTTCATGAATCACTCAGAAGACTAAATACTTCTCATGCTATTTCAGGAATAAATCCTTACGTAATCGCATTTACTGCATTAGCAAGTGGAACTTCGTGGCCAGATTTAGTTGCAAGTAAGATTGCTGCCAAACGTCAGTTGACAGCTGACTCTGCCATTGCAAACATCACTTGCAGGTTTACTCATTAGCTCCATTTTTAAGTTATGATTTTGTTACATCAAGTATTTCCAGTCTGGAAGTGCGACATAAATAATACACTTGAAGATCAAAATTATTCAAATGTTCTGCTACTCAATACCATATTCTTTTCTGATCATGAAGGAACTTCGGGATCTGAACTTTCCTATTTGTTCATGTTAATTTGCAGCAACTCGGTGAATATATATGTTGGCATCGGTGTTCCATGGCTGATCGACACTGCATACAATTATTTTGTATTTAAAGAACCACTTCGGATTGAGAATGCAGCGGGTCTTAGCTTCTCATTGCTTGTATTTTTCGCAACTTCAGTAGGCTGCATTGCTGTTCTGGTAATTAGGCGTTTAACATTGGGTGCAGAGCTTGGAGGACCAAAGATTTGGGCATGGATTACCTTTGTGTTCTTTATGTTGCTTTGGATAATCTTTGTAGTGCTCTCTTCCCTCAAAGTTTCTGGCATCATATAAGAGATCTTTTTTCCCCTTCCATTATTTGTACCCCAATATTGTTTCgggtgattctttaccctctCGGTTAGTTATATGAAAGTGAATGTATACAAAAACCCTTACAGTGTAGCATTGCTATATGATTACAAATGTATTATGCAGTTAATGGCTTCAAGCCATGTTATCAAATGTACCCACCCCTTCATCGTACGTCCTATGATCTTATGACTCTTTAGATTGTAGGAACGAGCTTATATTGTTTCTTAGTTTGGTGATACAGAAGATTTATATAGCTTGATGGTGTTTACTTGTTCTAGTTGCTAGTGTTTCCTTTTACATTATTGTTCACTGTTCAGTATGTTACTTATATGATGAAGAGAAATGCAGAATATCAGATACAAGCATATAACTGTTGACTCTTGTCTGACTCAACATGGCATTTCCTGGGCTAGTGATTGAAGGAGATTTTGGCCGACTGTTTGAACCTTCTTCAAGATTTTGTCATTCTCAAGATTTATAGAATTGAACTTTGATCACAGCATTTGTTCTTAATAAAGTTTGTATTGTCGTCGTCCTTCCTGATCATCAGGTTAAAGTCATGGTTCTGGCTAGTTGTGGAATATGAGGACCATGGACTTATTAGATATAAAAGAACCAATTAAGTTTTTAGGTTATTGAACAACACAAATGGTCCGGCAAACATAACTTCTTGCAAATTGTTTTTCCATGGTTAAAGTCAGTATCGAGTAATGTCAACAGAGAACAATTGTCATAAGCTACTCATGCTATTCCAATTTGCTTTCATTGTCATTCATACTAAACAAGTTATGGGATACACACATGACCTTTCTGAACCACTCATGCTATTCTAGGCCTTGGattcattttcatttataCTAAACAAGTTGTTAGATACATGATCTTTCTTCTCTAAACCACTCATGCTATTCTAGGCGCTGTATTCATTTTCATTATGTCCTGATATAATTATAGGATTTATAGCTTATaactgtttcaggatgaaaaattgtatattattgaatgatgttggggcctatatatataggcattacatcacctgaatcccgtaggattcggaatcctaatctattacagagatgcgaatttatctctaacaggaaacctaataaggctaagacacacaccaagggtagaataataattctcccggaacactcccccttgtgtcgcatgcctaggttgcatggtgcacacatcgttgcctagataaaaaccttgtcaagcaaaataaaaacctcttgggtaaaaacaaaagcttgatcgaagggaaaaagagcacaatgcATTGCCtccatttgatagcatcatatgaggtagactcctcctaaagtctacgaaacaactcccctgattagtgccataatcatagAGTACAaaaaacaacgtatacaacgttcattacatgcttctcaaacgtaatcttgggctaatgattaatcattaatcaagccacacatccttagatcatacatgctatacttagccaaacttagatattaggaaacaagattgcataacaactcaaaacaagagtttgtaatgacaatcagattctcggatagaatgaccttcactcacttaaattgccataacttcttcgtcaaaataggattagcgaaccgtaaaatgttctgaaaagtagacacccgtggctttccagtgacataaatttcacaacttaattCGATTGGAGCAATTCAAAGTGCTCTGtagaagttgactgacttgcaaatttccggacatgACTGTCCtattttgctaaaacggcccataactcactcaatatgatagctataaacaaatggttggtgtccccgaaaagtagacacatagacctttccaacggtaccaatttcaccatatttcattgattgagatgtcttgtaggtctcgttgaagttgacctacgaaactagACAGATTctaatttgtcacattcaatgtgtctttcacaaaggaatggAGGAAtgaaccaatgaaggactgattttggtccgaagCGGAACCGTACGTATCctttacgctaccagtgtcgactgctacaccaagacgtacgttgatgttgctggagctgctggcggtgttggtgtggataggatttgtgttggttcactaagtgtagaactaaacccatgtcaaaggagcaatgcaagtccaatgacgatgcatatgcgcatagttaatcacgtcataatgaaagcaatagtgtcccaacaacacttacatatatgaa from Argentina anserina chromosome 2, drPotAnse1.1, whole genome shotgun sequence carries:
- the LOC126783262 gene encoding magnesium/proton exchanger; translated protein: MPELPKTIGLETCGSYLIFEGETALGGGVRAFLYVAGLAYCFFGLSAITARFFRSMEAVVSHTKKVVDIDPYSGDQVIRHEKVWNFTIADISLLAFGTSFPQISLATIDAIRNIGSLYAGGLGPGTLVGSAAFDLFPIHAVCVVVPKAGELKKIADIGVWLVELFWSFWAYIWLYIILEVWTPNVITIWEALLTVLQYGLLLIHAYAQDKQWRYFSLPLPRSERPEDWVPAEPVGCKLDSCLCDEYSEMFHVGEDENREVVDIFSIHSETGNAVGLVYQQVSGIDENPESSNKNCQETMVSEDHPVFTLWKQQFVDAVQLESTESRKMNNIYLRVARIFWQLLLAPWRLLFAFVPPYNIAHGWVAFICSLIFISAIAYIVTQLTDLISCVTGINPYVIAFTALASGTSWPDLVASKIAAKRQLTADSAIANITCSNSVNIYVGIGVPWLIDTAYNYFVFKEPLRIENAAGLSFSLLVFFATSVGCIAVLVIRRLTLGAELGGPKIWAWITFVFFMLLWIIFVVLSSLKVSGII